Genomic segment of Ammospiza nelsoni isolate bAmmNel1 chromosome 2, bAmmNel1.pri, whole genome shotgun sequence:
TAGGGAAAGCAAAGGTGGCTTCTCAACAGGAGCAATTTTAGAACTGTATTTGTAAATACTGTATTTCAAAGACATGCTGTTAtaactttttttctcagatAGATTGTTCAGCACTGGCCTAAGTTTGCAAAGGACTTGACATCTTTTACAACAAAACTGTTTAGTATTTTGCCACCCCAACTGGTGTTGTGTGTCACTGTTTTACCTGACCCCTCTAATCTTCATGGACAGTGTTCTCTTTAGTGCCTGCCTGTACTGTTCCTGGTACAATCACCTGTTCTAGTAATGTCATAAAATGTGTGTTAACATCCATCCTGGGGCAGTGTAAACAACTGCGGGAAACACAAGCGGGAGAACTTTGACCAGCTCAGCGTTCTTTCAAAGTCAGTTTTGTCTCATGAAAAATTGCAGTTTGTCTTCAGAGCTTTAGGAAGTTCCTTAcacccaaaagcagcagcataGGTGCAATAAACAGGATTCAGTGcttgcaattaattttttaatgtaatactGTAATtagatatttaatttattatgttGATGGGTACTAATGACCACTCTGTCTGTAATAGGAGACTTGCTGTATCCAAAATGCAGGTGTCCATGGTAATTTCCTTTATGGGTTGGTCTTAGAGgcttggttggttggttgtttttaagAGTGGTAGAGGCTCTAGATTTTATCAGCTAGCCACAAAAATGTGTTCATGCTCAGCATGAAAGCCTACTCTTTTTTACTCTGACCTTGACTAGCAGAACTGAAAACTTAACAGGTTGAAACAGCTCCATCAGACACTGCTGGTTTAATTACTTTGCAAGTCAGGATGTTTCTGCAGTAGTCACAAACATTTTACCTTCTAGgtttgttcttgctttcttgGCCAACACTTTCTCCTGAGGTagaattgttatttttattatgataCAGTCCTTGGCTAACACTCAATGGTTTCCAGTTCAATTTCTTCTGTTGTACTTGCTGTAAATGAAAGGATATTATTATTGATTGGCAAATGGATTGGAAGGCAAACATTCCAAAATTAACTGTGCCAAgacatttttaactttttaatatTAGCTCAAGCTTTCTCATCTAAAATTAggttttaaatacatattttcaaaatatttaactgTATAAAGAGCTTCTCACAATCTTTAAAGTGACGATTTCTTCCAGTACAAGGCTAAAGGCACCAAGAAAATTTAGTCCATAGGGACCGTTCTTATATCTCTCTTCATGACTTCTGAATGGAGGGCTCTTCTGAGATAGAATTGGGGCTGAAATTAGGTCTCTGCTTCAGACCATTTCCTGGGAGATCACACAAGTTTCTAGAACTGTGCTTTCTTGAACTCTGCCATATGTTACATGAATATGTCTATTCAATTCAGCTCTGTGGGAAGACTGGCTTCAGCTGGAGGAAGAGGCTTTATCTAAACAAAATCCTCTATATTCTGGCATGATAGGCAAGTTTTCAGTAGCTACAGAAGCTTGTGAGTGGTGTATGCACCatgaaaacagcagcaacacTTAAGAGCCATATGTGAGCAACAGAAAGGAAGAGGCAGCTCAAACcaagttaatttcttcttctattAGGTTTTGCAGAGTTGACACAAAGTCTGGGCCATGAATCTTAGGATGCTTGAGTGTCTCTGTTGTTCCAGTAAAATACTGGTAGCTAGGCTGCTTGTTGTAATGTAACACTTATTATAGAAGAAATATAGACCTTTTACCTAGAGGGCAAGAAACCATGAGGGGATCTGCACTTACAAAGAAGGCAGGTaaacatctgaaatattttgaagtgtTAAAGGAAGTCTCCTATTTCAAAGACGTGCCTAAGAGCTTGATCCCAGCCTCATAACATGCACCTTGTCTTTCTGCCTAGGCCAAATATCCCTGGCCGTAGCTTGGAAATTTCTTCTCTAGTATGTCCCTTCAGTGTAGCTCTTGTGTTCCCTTGACCTGCTTTTCATGACTGTTGTCTTCAGTGTCAGGTTTTGATATTACTCAGTGTTTATTGGAGTCTGCAACTGGACCAAAAGTGAGCAGATGAAGAGGGGGTTTGAGAGGAGGAGATGCAATCCTCCATTGAGGATTGAACTGAAATAGGGGCCACTCCCAAGGGTCAATTGATTATTTTCCCCTAGGATACACCTTGCTGACATGAACTCAGAGAGTGGCTGATGCTCTTGACTTTGTCTCTTGCCCTTTGACGGGGGGTTATTTCAGCTCTGGCCTTTTCTCCCCAAGTTTTGCAATCAGCAATGTTGggaagtattttattatttctaatgTGAAACAAATAAGGTAGCTGTCCTGTGGATTGTTCTTCAACTAAACACCTGTTATTCAGTAGCCTCAACTAGTAAGGAGTTAGAACAGGACAACTGATCTGAGCCCTTCAGTCTTGTTTCTCAGTGGCCCTATTTAGCACCTTTATGGTACAAATTTTAGGCTCAAATTTCAGGCTTGAAGACCCTATACCCTGACTACATTTTTAGAGAAATACCTGTTAGTTTGTGTGTTGTCTTCTTCTGAAATAGGTGCAGAGATTTATTACACAGCCACATGAAGCAGATTAGAATGGCAGATACTGCAGCGAGAAATGTGAAGAGAACTGCTACAAAATGCAAATCTTCATAGATAATCTCTgtagggaaaatggaaaaaataatattataaaattGATTACAAGCAGATTGATGCTTAAACACGGGGTAAAGCCAAGAAGTCCCGTTTAGTTTGTACCATAAACATTGACTATGATGGTGCCATAGGCATTGGTTCCATGCTCCTCCATTACAGTGACAAAATAGTAGCCAGCATCTCTCATGCCCACATTCCGAAGCTGTATAGAGCCATTTTCAAAAGTAGTCACTCTGTCCTTGTAGACTGTGGATATGTTggcagaattcccacttctccACTCAACAATGCTGGTGGTGCCCCAGCTCGACACATGCTTCCACTCAATGGTGGCCACGCCTCGGCAAGAGTATTCAACTGAGAGGAGGATGTTTTGTGCCACTGTTGCATTGATGTTGGGTTGTGGGACCACTAAGGATACTCCTCCGGGAGCTGAAAGACAGAGGAGAGTGATGAGTCTGGAGGTGATGCTGCACCAActgtcccaggcaggctggAACCTCTGGATCCTGGTGATTCATCCTACCTATCTCAGTGATCTGTTTTAAGAGAGGATAGATTATGCTTTTCAATAGcttcttctttctgctttccataAAAGTAACACTCATACTTGAAGACTACATACACATTTATAATTTGTGATAGCAAAAATCCTTCCACCATAGTGGACATGTATTTGCATGTGTTTCAATGTTTTAACACCCACATAGAAAGGGACTTTGGATAAGCataacattttctga
This window contains:
- the VSTM5 gene encoding V-set and transmembrane domain-containing protein 5, with amino-acid sequence MGPLQGPRGRSAVVGTVTLCLAAGWALQTPGGVSLVVPQPNINATVAQNILLSVEYSCRGVATIEWKHVSSWGTTSIVEWRSGNSANISTVYKDRVTTFENGSIQLRNVGMRDAGYYFVTVMEEHGTNAYGTIIVNVYEIIYEDLHFVAVLFTFLAAVSAILICFMWLCNKSLHLFQKKTTHKLTASTTEEIELETIEC